A genomic stretch from Silurus meridionalis isolate SWU-2019-XX chromosome 1, ASM1480568v1, whole genome shotgun sequence includes:
- the LOC124383473 gene encoding zinc finger protein 501-like, which produces MKSAEMTHCSSSPQKSSVAPADDGAHGRVQHEGHGCSQCGRSFTKRSNLKQHQLVHTGEKPYHCPHCEKSFTKRSNLKQHQLVHTGEKPYQCSECHLCFSQKVHLVRHQHVHTGGKPYPCSRCEKSFMDCSSLVKHERVHTGEKVCRCSLCGHSFNCLRNLKRHQRIHEGEKPFRCSQCGRGFIDRSNLMKHQKIHTGEKPYRCSHCAKSFAQRFNLHQHLHIHRGDKRFSCSECEKRFNREYTLQLHRRVHTGVKPYYCSACGRSFSSLSNLKQHQRVHTGEQPYRCSHCAKNFRSSDTLRNHQRTHTGEKPYQCPHCGKTFTQMGHLHQHRRLHMGQRLPQGSECGRSLGSNDTLRNRHTGEVLSNKCPHACE; this is translated from the coding sequence ATGAAGTCAGCCGAGATGACACACTGCTCCAGCAGTCCACAAAAGTCATCAGTTGCTCCAGCTGATGATGGAGCTCACGGGCGAGTTCAGCATGAAGGTCATGGCTGCTCTCAGTGTGGGAGGAGTTTCACTAAAAGGAGTAATCTTAAACAGCACCAGCTTGTGCATACGGgcgagaagccgtatcactgccCACACTgtgagaaaagcttcaccaaaAGGAGCAATCTGAAACAGCACCAGCTCGTCCACACGGGGGAGAAGCCGTATCAGTGCTCTGAGTGTCACCTGTGTTTCAGTCAAAAGGTTCATCTCGTACGACACCAGCACGTCCACACTGGGGGGAAACCGTACCCGTGTTCTCGCTGTGAGAAGAGTTTTATGGACTGCAGCAGCCTGGTGAAGCACGAACGGGTCCACACGGGGGAGAAGGTCTGCCGCTGCTCGCTCTGCGGTCACAGCTTCAACTGCCTTCGCAATCTAAAGCGGCACCAGCGCATCCACGAAGGAGAGAAACCGTTTCGGTGTTCGCAGTGTGGAAGAGGTTTTATCGATCGAAGCAATCTGATGAAACACCAGAAAATCCACACGGGAGAGAAGCCGTACCGCTGCTCGCACTGCGCCAAGAGTTTTGCACAGAGGTTTAATCTTCACCAGCACCTTCACATCCACCGAGGAGATAAACGCTTCTCTTGCTCCGAGTGTGAGAAGAGGTTTAACCGAGAGTACACGCTTCAGTTACACCGGCGCGTTCACACCGGGGTCAAACCCTATTACTGCTCAGCCTGCGGGAGGAGCTTCAGTAGTCTGAGCAATCTCAAACAACACCAGCGCGTTCACACCGGAGAGCAACCCTACCGCTGTTCCCACTGCGCCAAGAACTTCCGATCCAGCGATACGCTCCGAAACCATCAGCGCACTCACACGGGGGAGAAACCGTATCAGTGTCCACACTGCGGGAAGACCTTTACACAGATGGGTCATCTCCATCAACACCGGCGTCTTCACATGGGACAGAGGCTTCCTCAGGGTTCGGAGTGTGGGAGGAGCTTAGGTTCCAACGATACGCTCAGAAACCGTCACACGGGGGAGGTGTTAAGCAACAAATGTCCACACGCCTGTGAATAG